In a genomic window of Nodosilinea sp. E11:
- a CDS encoding AAA family ATPase, with translation MVVQNRLAGYTLHRAMHEGIYTRVFAGVSQADQRPVVIKILKNDYPALEEITRLRHEFKILDSLDHAGIIKPLALESYPNGLALILEDFGGISLSQYLRQSTLAIGQFLAIALQVVAALAELHQRQIVHKDLNPRNILINPVSGQVKLIDFSLASRLSRENPAMSNPNRLEGTLAYLSPEQTGRMNRTIDYRTDFYSLGVTFYEMLTGQLPFTTIDPLELVHCHIAKAPVAPQTLAPNLPQPLADLVMKLLAKTAEDRYQSALGLKADLLMGQQQLEATGTIAPFAIGELDCFSQFLVPQTLYGRDLEVATLLKAFQQVTAGATELMLVSGYSGIGKTALVQEVHKPIAQQRGYFIAGKFDQFKRNVPYASLTQAFQELMRQLLTERDDQVAAWRTKLREALGANGQIIIDVIPEVERIIGPQPAVPQLGPSEAQNRFNRVFQQFLRVFSQPEHPLVIFLDDLQWADLPSLTLIELLAINPESQYLLLLGAYRDHEVSLAHPLISTLERIQAASVPVRKLVLRPLGIEHVTQLVASTLHTSETEARPLAQLVFKKTQGNPFFLTQLLKSLYQDRLLWFDFDQGGWQWDMAVLQEVEITENVVELMVNQIQKLSVKTQQVLRLAACIGDTFTLDVLAIVHQATQAQTATDLWEALQADFVVPLNQTYKIPLALDVAAHPPETIAPLSSPEAPIAYKFLHDRVQQAAYLLIPELQRPEVHLQIGRLLLQNIAVAEHNEHIFAIANQLNSGIELITAEAEIYALAELNRLASQKAKAAAAYDSALRYAIVGLDLMPPDSWQQQYNLTLALHEAAAEAAYLNGDFEQMETWTAAALQQTCAPIHTMKVYEVKIQACMAQLQQRDAVKIGLQALAPLGVSLPETPSLDDIQQALGRTAATLAGKHPDDLLTLPLMSDPEKLAVVRMLTSLGSPCYQAAPSLFPLVICEQVNLSVTYGSSPFAAYSYACYGVILNGILQEIEAAYQFGSLALQVVDQFNAVEIKASVYFVTAACTMHGKVHARETLPLLWEGYQSGLENGQFEYGGYGAVQHGHHSYLMGQELPRLATAMAAISETLAQLKQDNALGWNQIVEQAVLNLLDAPSEPWRLEGSAYRETERLPLLQAANDRTGLHYLYLNKLILCYGFGQYAEALANAAQAEQYLDGVKAFFVVPVFTFYDALAHLASALTTGAAPSTTLLEKISQNQASLRQWANHAPMNFQHKLDLVEAETARLLEQPWQAMALYDRAIAAALDQGYLQEAALGNERAAEFYLAEGRDKVAQVYLSEAYYGYLRWGAIAKARQLEARYPHLLAQAPGPEAIAPVPTLTSHSLSSSSGIQGLDLATVIKASQALSGEIVLSDLLTKLMQIVLENAGAEKGLLLLDTAGQLLIEAAGTVDAEAITVQQRKTDPSVESEHQPPTNDLDPSVVPLSVVNYVARTHDSLVLSDAHREDMFATDPYVTTQQPKSVLCTPILHQGKLTGILYLENNLITGAFTPDRLEILQLLAAQASISIENARLYANLAEANRTLEANVAARTLELQAKNSHLQQEIQERQRAEEAATVASRAKSEFLANMSHELRTPLNGILGYSQVLKKNAALDQQQRKGLEVIHRCGDYLLTLINDVLDLSKIEAQKMELQPSPFHLPHFLQNLLEICRLRATQKQIALNYVAPPTLPQFVYADEKRLQQVLLNLLGNALKFTETGYVTLRIDDASPHPEAQAGAAPLKDSPPTHLRFQVEDTGIGIAPEQLDQIFQPFHSVTSPGQRPEGTGLGLAISRQLVQLMGSDIAVSSQVGQGSQFWFDLDLPPAPQGDETRPMGGQLVKGYRGDRRTILVVDDKDYNRAVIVNFLAPLGFTVLEAADGQQGLAIAQQHHPDAVLVDLVMPLMDGFEMTRRLRQTPELESVVVIAISASVLEFDQRLRQKTRCDDFLPKPVYEPALLRKLQTHLGLEWISEPDSSLLAQGDLKQLSPSQDTHTLPNALPAAAIPPAAELNSLLDLALKGDLKGLIADTQRLETIEPQWAAFALQLRQLAMSYKGRQAIDLIKRYQLST, from the coding sequence GTGGTTGTACAGAATCGGCTGGCTGGCTATACGCTGCACCGGGCAATGCACGAGGGCATCTACACCCGAGTGTTTGCCGGGGTATCGCAAGCCGATCAACGGCCAGTTGTGATCAAAATTCTCAAAAACGACTATCCCGCCTTAGAGGAAATCACCCGCCTCAGACACGAATTCAAAATTCTCGACAGCTTAGACCATGCCGGTATCATCAAACCGCTAGCCCTAGAGAGCTACCCCAACGGGCTGGCGCTGATATTAGAAGACTTTGGCGGCATTTCCCTCAGCCAATATCTGCGTCAAAGCACCCTGGCGATCGGCCAGTTTCTAGCGATCGCCCTTCAGGTGGTGGCGGCCCTAGCAGAGCTGCACCAACGCCAGATTGTGCACAAAGACCTCAATCCTCGCAATATTCTGATCAATCCGGTCAGCGGACAGGTCAAGCTGATCGATTTTAGTCTGGCCTCGCGCCTGTCGCGGGAGAACCCAGCGATGAGTAATCCTAACCGGCTGGAAGGAACGCTGGCCTATCTATCGCCCGAGCAAACCGGACGCATGAATCGGACAATCGACTATCGCACCGATTTTTACTCTTTGGGCGTCACCTTTTACGAAATGCTGACCGGGCAGCTGCCCTTTACCACTATTGACCCGTTGGAGCTGGTGCACTGCCATATTGCCAAAGCTCCGGTAGCCCCCCAAACGCTCGCCCCAAACCTACCTCAGCCCCTCGCCGACTTGGTGATGAAACTGCTGGCCAAGACCGCTGAAGACCGCTACCAGAGCGCCCTGGGCCTCAAGGCCGATCTGCTGATGGGTCAACAGCAGCTCGAAGCAACCGGCACCATTGCCCCCTTTGCGATCGGCGAACTCGACTGCTTTAGCCAGTTTCTCGTGCCCCAAACCCTCTATGGTCGCGACCTCGAAGTGGCCACGCTACTGAAAGCGTTTCAGCAGGTGACGGCGGGGGCCACCGAACTGATGCTGGTCAGCGGCTACTCGGGCATTGGCAAAACGGCTCTTGTCCAGGAGGTGCACAAACCGATTGCCCAGCAGCGAGGCTACTTTATTGCCGGTAAGTTTGATCAGTTTAAGCGCAATGTGCCCTATGCCTCGCTGACCCAGGCCTTTCAAGAGCTGATGCGGCAGCTGCTGACTGAGCGTGACGACCAGGTGGCGGCTTGGCGAACCAAGCTGCGAGAGGCTCTAGGCGCAAACGGTCAGATCATCATCGATGTGATTCCAGAGGTGGAGCGGATTATTGGCCCCCAGCCAGCGGTGCCTCAGCTAGGGCCATCGGAGGCCCAAAATCGGTTCAATCGTGTGTTTCAGCAGTTCTTGCGGGTGTTTAGCCAGCCAGAACACCCCCTGGTGATTTTTTTAGATGACTTGCAGTGGGCCGACCTGCCCTCGCTGACGCTAATTGAGCTGCTGGCGATCAACCCTGAAAGCCAGTATTTACTGCTGCTGGGGGCCTACCGCGACCATGAGGTCAGCCTGGCCCACCCCCTAATATCAACTCTGGAGCGCATCCAGGCGGCGTCTGTGCCGGTGCGTAAGCTGGTGTTGCGGCCTTTGGGCATCGAGCATGTCACTCAGCTAGTGGCCAGTACGCTGCACACCAGCGAAACCGAGGCTCGGCCCCTGGCACAGCTAGTGTTTAAGAAAACCCAGGGCAACCCCTTCTTTCTCACCCAGCTGCTGAAATCGCTCTACCAAGACCGGCTGCTCTGGTTTGACTTTGACCAAGGCGGCTGGCAGTGGGATATGGCGGTTTTGCAGGAGGTTGAAATCACTGAAAATGTGGTTGAACTGATGGTGAACCAAATTCAAAAGCTCTCGGTCAAAACCCAGCAGGTCTTGAGGCTGGCCGCCTGCATTGGCGACACCTTTACCCTCGATGTGCTGGCGATCGTTCACCAAGCTACCCAGGCCCAAACGGCCACCGATCTGTGGGAAGCCCTTCAGGCCGATTTCGTAGTACCCCTCAATCAGACCTACAAAATTCCGCTGGCCCTCGATGTCGCCGCCCACCCCCCGGAGACGATCGCACCGCTCTCTAGCCCTGAGGCTCCGATCGCCTATAAGTTTTTGCATGACCGGGTGCAGCAAGCGGCCTATCTGTTAATTCCAGAGTTGCAGCGGCCAGAGGTGCATCTTCAGATTGGTCGGCTGCTCCTACAAAATATTGCGGTAGCGGAGCACAACGAGCATATTTTTGCGATCGCCAACCAGCTCAACTCCGGTATCGAGTTAATTACCGCTGAGGCCGAGATCTACGCCCTAGCCGAACTCAACCGGCTCGCCTCGCAAAAGGCCAAGGCAGCGGCGGCCTACGACTCAGCCCTGCGCTACGCGATCGTGGGATTAGATCTGATGCCCCCCGACAGCTGGCAACAGCAGTACAACCTAACCCTGGCACTACACGAAGCCGCCGCCGAAGCCGCCTACCTCAACGGCGACTTTGAGCAAATGGAAACCTGGACAGCGGCGGCCCTGCAACAAACCTGTGCCCCCATTCACACCATGAAGGTGTACGAGGTCAAAATTCAGGCCTGCATGGCCCAGCTGCAACAGCGAGACGCCGTCAAAATTGGCTTGCAGGCGTTGGCCCCCCTGGGGGTGAGCCTGCCCGAAACTCCCAGCCTGGACGATATTCAGCAGGCCCTGGGGCGCACCGCCGCCACCCTTGCGGGGAAGCACCCTGATGACCTACTGACCCTGCCCCTAATGAGCGACCCCGAAAAGCTGGCCGTCGTGCGCATGCTCACCAGCTTAGGGTCACCTTGCTACCAGGCGGCCCCCAGCTTGTTTCCGCTGGTAATTTGCGAACAGGTCAATCTATCGGTCACCTACGGCAGTTCTCCCTTTGCGGCTTATAGCTATGCCTGCTATGGCGTCATTCTCAACGGCATTTTGCAGGAGATTGAGGCGGCTTACCAGTTTGGCAGTCTGGCTTTGCAAGTCGTCGACCAGTTTAATGCCGTGGAGATCAAGGCTAGCGTCTACTTTGTGACCGCTGCCTGCACCATGCACGGTAAGGTGCACGCGCGCGAAACCCTGCCCCTGCTGTGGGAAGGCTACCAAAGCGGCCTAGAGAATGGCCAGTTTGAGTACGGCGGCTATGGGGCCGTGCAGCACGGTCACCACTCGTATTTGATGGGGCAGGAGCTGCCTCGGCTGGCGACCGCAATGGCCGCTATCAGCGAGACCCTGGCTCAGCTCAAGCAAGATAACGCCCTGGGCTGGAATCAAATTGTCGAGCAGGCGGTGCTGAATCTGCTCGATGCTCCGAGTGAGCCCTGGCGGCTAGAGGGCAGCGCCTACCGGGAGACAGAGCGGCTGCCGTTGCTGCAAGCCGCCAACGATCGCACCGGCCTGCACTATCTCTATCTCAACAAGCTGATCCTCTGCTACGGGTTTGGGCAATATGCCGAGGCCTTAGCCAATGCCGCCCAGGCCGAACAGTATTTAGACGGGGTGAAGGCGTTTTTTGTCGTGCCGGTGTTTACGTTTTACGATGCTCTGGCGCACCTGGCCTCGGCTTTGACCACAGGGGCGGCCCCCTCAACAACGCTGTTAGAGAAAATTTCGCAAAACCAGGCCAGTCTGCGGCAGTGGGCTAACCACGCACCGATGAATTTTCAGCACAAGCTGGACCTAGTCGAGGCAGAAACGGCACGGCTGTTGGAGCAGCCCTGGCAGGCGATGGCTCTCTACGACCGGGCAATCGCAGCGGCATTAGACCAGGGTTATCTTCAAGAAGCGGCATTGGGCAACGAACGAGCCGCCGAGTTTTATCTGGCCGAGGGCCGCGACAAGGTGGCCCAGGTCTATCTGAGCGAGGCCTACTACGGCTATCTGCGCTGGGGGGCGATCGCCAAGGCCCGCCAGCTAGAGGCTCGCTATCCCCATCTGCTGGCCCAGGCCCCAGGACCAGAGGCGATCGCGCCAGTCCCCACCCTCACCAGCCACTCCCTATCCAGCAGCAGCGGCATTCAGGGCCTAGATCTGGCCACCGTGATCAAGGCGTCCCAAGCCCTGTCAGGAGAAATTGTGCTCAGTGACTTGCTCACCAAGCTGATGCAGATCGTGCTCGAAAATGCTGGAGCCGAGAAGGGTCTGCTGCTGCTAGACACCGCAGGCCAACTGCTCATCGAAGCCGCAGGCACCGTGGATGCCGAGGCGATTACCGTACAGCAGCGGAAGACAGACCCCAGCGTGGAGAGCGAGCACCAGCCCCCCACTAACGATCTTGACCCGTCGGTGGTGCCCCTCTCGGTAGTGAACTATGTGGCTAGAACCCACGACTCACTCGTCTTGAGCGATGCCCATCGGGAAGATATGTTTGCCACCGATCCCTACGTGACAACGCAGCAGCCTAAGTCGGTGTTGTGCACCCCGATTCTGCACCAGGGCAAACTGACCGGCATTCTCTACCTCGAAAATAACCTGATCACCGGGGCCTTTACCCCCGACCGGCTAGAGATCTTGCAGCTGTTGGCCGCCCAGGCCTCCATCTCGATTGAAAACGCCCGGCTCTATGCCAACCTGGCCGAGGCCAACCGCACCCTAGAGGCCAACGTAGCCGCCCGCACCCTAGAATTGCAAGCCAAAAACAGTCACCTTCAGCAGGAAATTCAGGAGCGACAGCGGGCTGAAGAGGCGGCCACCGTTGCCAGTCGGGCTAAAAGCGAATTTCTCGCCAATATGAGCCATGAGCTGCGCACCCCCCTCAACGGCATTTTAGGCTACAGCCAGGTGCTGAAAAAAAATGCTGCCCTAGACCAGCAGCAGCGGAAGGGGTTAGAGGTCATCCATCGCTGTGGCGACTACCTGCTGACGCTCATCAACGATGTGCTCGATCTATCTAAGATTGAAGCGCAGAAGATGGAGTTGCAGCCCAGCCCTTTTCATCTGCCCCATTTTCTCCAAAACCTGCTCGAAATTTGCCGCCTGCGGGCCACCCAAAAGCAGATTGCGCTCAACTATGTCGCCCCCCCGACGCTGCCGCAGTTTGTGTATGCCGACGAGAAGCGGCTTCAGCAGGTGCTGCTCAACCTGCTGGGCAACGCCCTCAAGTTTACCGAAACTGGCTACGTAACCTTGAGAATAGACGATGCCTCGCCCCATCCCGAGGCCCAGGCAGGGGCCGCCCCCCTCAAGGACAGCCCGCCCACCCACCTGCGCTTTCAGGTTGAAGATACGGGCATTGGCATTGCCCCGGAGCAGCTAGACCAGATCTTTCAGCCGTTTCACTCGGTCACGAGCCCAGGGCAACGCCCCGAGGGCACAGGTCTAGGGCTAGCCATTAGTCGTCAGCTGGTGCAGCTGATGGGCAGTGATATTGCCGTCAGCAGCCAGGTGGGCCAGGGAAGCCAATTTTGGTTTGACCTAGACCTGCCCCCAGCGCCCCAGGGTGACGAGACGAGGCCAATGGGCGGGCAGTTGGTGAAAGGCTACCGGGGCGATCGCCGCACTATTCTAGTCGTAGACGACAAGGACTATAACCGAGCGGTCATCGTCAACTTTTTAGCCCCCCTGGGCTTTACCGTGCTAGAGGCCGCCGATGGCCAGCAGGGTCTGGCGATCGCCCAGCAGCACCACCCCGATGCGGTGCTAGTCGACTTGGTCATGCCGCTGATGGATGGGTTTGAGATGACCCGACGGCTGCGGCAAACCCCCGAGCTAGAATCCGTGGTAGTGATCGCCATTTCTGCCAGCGTGCTCGAATTTGATCAGCGGCTGCGGCAAAAAACTCGCTGCGATGATTTTTTACCCAAACCCGTCTACGAACCCGCCCTGCTGAGGAAGCTCCAAACCCACCTGGGGCTAGAGTGGATCTCTGAGCCTGACAGTTCTCTATTGGCCCAAGGTGACCTAAAGCAGCTCAGCCCCAGCCAGGACACACACACCCTACCCAATGCCCTACCTGCCGCCGCCATTCCCCCCGCTGCAGAACTCAATAGTTTGCTAGATCTGGCCCTCAAAGGTGACCTAAAGGGCCTGATCGCCGACACCCAGCGCCTAGAAACCATAGAACCGCAGTGGGCAGCCTTTGCCCTTCAGTTGAGGCAGCTAGCCATGAGCTATAAGGGAAGACAGGCGATTGACTTGATTAAACGCTACCAACTATCGACATGA